A single region of the Streptomyces sp. NBC_00425 genome encodes:
- the rpsF gene encoding 30S ribosomal protein S6, with product MRHYEVMVILDPDLEERAVSPLIENFLSVVREGNGKVEKVDTWGRRRLSYEIKKKPEGIYSVIDLQAEPAVVKELDRQMNLNESVLRTKVLRPETH from the coding sequence ATGCGTCACTACGAGGTGATGGTCATCCTCGACCCCGATCTCGAGGAGCGCGCTGTCTCCCCGCTGATCGAGAACTTCCTCTCCGTCGTCCGTGAGGGCAACGGAAAGGTCGAGAAGGTCGACACCTGGGGCCGTCGTCGTCTCTCGTACGAGATCAAGAAGAAGCCCGAGGGCATCTACTCGGTCATCGACCTGCAGGCCGAGCCTGCGGTCGTCAAGGAGCTCGACCGCCAGATGAACCTGAACGAGTCGGTCCTCCGGACCAAGGTCCTCCGCCCCGAGACCCACTGA
- the rpsR gene encoding 30S ribosomal protein S18 translates to MAKPPVRKPKKKVCAFCKDKVTYVDYKDTNMLRKFISDRGKIRARRVTGNCTQHQRDVATAVKNSREMALLPYTAQAR, encoded by the coding sequence ATGGCGAAGCCGCCTGTGCGCAAGCCTAAGAAGAAGGTCTGCGCTTTTTGCAAGGACAAGGTCACGTACGTGGACTACAAGGACACGAACATGCTGCGGAAGTTCATTTCCGACCGCGGCAAGATCCGTGCCCGTCGCGTGACCGGCAACTGCACGCAGCACCAGCGTGACGTCGCCACGGCCGTCAAGAACAGCCGTGAGATGGCGCTGCTGCCCTACACCGCCCAGGCGCGATAA
- a CDS encoding single-stranded DNA-binding protein produces the protein MAGETVITVVGNLVDDPELRFTPSGAAVAKFRVASTPRTFDRQTNEWKDGESLFLTCSVWRQAAENVAESLQRGMRVIVQGRLKQRSYEDREGVKRTVYELDVEEVGASLRSATAKVTKASGRSGQGGQGGYGGGGGGQGGGGWGGNSGGGQQGGGGAPAEDPWATGAPAGGNQGGGGGQGGGGWGGNSGGASGGGYSDEPPF, from the coding sequence ATGGCAGGCGAGACCGTCATCACGGTCGTCGGCAATCTTGTCGACGACCCCGAGCTGCGCTTCACCCCCTCCGGTGCGGCGGTCGCGAAGTTCCGTGTCGCGTCCACTCCCCGCACCTTCGACCGTCAGACGAACGAGTGGAAGGACGGCGAGAGCCTGTTCCTGACCTGCTCGGTCTGGCGTCAGGCGGCGGAGAACGTCGCGGAGTCGCTCCAGCGAGGCATGCGCGTCATCGTGCAGGGCCGGCTGAAGCAGCGGTCCTACGAGGACCGTGAGGGCGTCAAGCGCACGGTCTACGAGCTGGACGTCGAGGAAGTCGGCGCCAGCCTGCGCAGTGCCACGGCCAAGGTCACCAAGGCTTCCGGCCGAAGTGGCCAGGGCGGCCAGGGTGGTTACGGCGGCGGCGGTGGCGGCCAGGGTGGCGGCGGCTGGGGTGGAAACTCCGGCGGCGGCCAGCAGGGCGGCGGCGGCGCTCCCGCCGAAGACCCCTGGGCGACCGGCGCTCCCGCCGGTGGCAACCAGGGCGGCGGTGGCGGCCAGGGTGGCGGCGGCTGGGGTGGAAACTCCGGCGGCGCCAGCGGCGGCGGCTACTCGGACGAACCCCCCTTCTAG
- a CDS encoding glycosyltransferase family 87 protein, with protein MPSAESTPARVNEPDPVKPTSDDPVAAAGSELIGGPLGRRALLGTSWWTPVRIIALVAIGMFALGLIQKAPCYNGGWFFGASSQYTHACYSDIPHLYQGRGFADGLVPYFDKLPGDMDYLEYPVLTGVFMEVAGWLTPGSGSIQHQEQWYWMVNAGMLMACAAVIAVCVTRTHARRPWDGLLVALAPAVALTATINWDLLAVALTALAMLMWSRGRALAFGLLLGLATAAKLYPVFLLGPLFVLCWRAGKWRDFGKALGGAAVAWLVVNLPVMLFAFEGWSKFYRFSQERGVDFGSFWLILAQNSSDPLTTDSVNTLATLLVVLCAVGIAALTLTAPRRPRFAQLAFLIVAAFILTNKVYSPQYVLWLVPLAVLARPKWRDFLIWQACEVVYFLGIWMYLAYTTSGDAHKGLPTDGYHWAIGVHLLGTLYLCGVVVRDILMPERDVVRLGGDDDPSGGVLDGAEDVFVLGSAAHPPRHASHFDGPQVDWGKQEVIDSSP; from the coding sequence ATGCCCAGTGCAGAATCGACGCCGGCCCGCGTGAATGAGCCCGATCCGGTAAAGCCGACCAGCGACGACCCGGTGGCCGCGGCCGGCAGTGAGCTGATCGGCGGCCCCCTCGGCCGACGAGCCCTGCTGGGGACGTCCTGGTGGACGCCCGTGCGGATCATCGCGCTCGTGGCGATCGGGATGTTCGCCCTAGGACTGATCCAGAAGGCGCCCTGCTACAACGGCGGCTGGTTCTTCGGCGCCAGCTCCCAGTACACGCACGCCTGCTACTCGGACATCCCGCACCTCTACCAGGGGCGCGGATTCGCCGACGGACTCGTGCCGTACTTCGACAAGCTCCCCGGCGACATGGACTACCTCGAGTACCCGGTGCTGACCGGTGTGTTCATGGAGGTGGCCGGCTGGCTGACGCCGGGCAGCGGCAGCATCCAGCACCAGGAGCAGTGGTACTGGATGGTCAACGCCGGGATGCTGATGGCGTGCGCCGCCGTCATCGCCGTGTGTGTGACCCGGACGCACGCGCGGCGGCCGTGGGACGGCCTGCTGGTCGCTCTGGCGCCCGCCGTCGCGCTGACCGCGACCATCAACTGGGACCTGCTGGCGGTCGCCCTGACGGCCCTGGCCATGCTCATGTGGTCCCGGGGGCGGGCGCTGGCGTTCGGCCTCCTGCTGGGGCTCGCCACAGCCGCCAAGCTCTACCCGGTCTTCCTGCTCGGTCCGCTGTTCGTCCTGTGCTGGCGTGCCGGGAAGTGGCGGGACTTCGGCAAGGCGCTGGGAGGCGCCGCCGTGGCCTGGCTCGTGGTGAACCTGCCGGTCATGCTCTTCGCCTTCGAGGGATGGTCCAAGTTCTACCGGTTCAGCCAGGAGAGGGGCGTCGACTTCGGCTCCTTCTGGCTGATCCTGGCCCAGAACTCCAGCGACCCGCTCACCACCGACAGCGTCAACACGCTCGCCACGCTCCTGGTCGTGCTGTGCGCCGTGGGCATCGCGGCGCTCACGCTGACCGCGCCGCGCCGGCCCCGCTTCGCTCAGCTGGCCTTCCTGATCGTCGCGGCCTTCATCCTGACCAACAAGGTCTACTCACCGCAGTACGTCCTGTGGTTGGTGCCGCTGGCGGTGCTCGCCCGGCCGAAGTGGCGGGACTTCCTGATCTGGCAGGCGTGCGAGGTCGTGTACTTCCTGGGCATCTGGATGTACCTCGCGTACACGACCAGCGGCGACGCCCACAAAGGCCTGCCGACCGACGGCTATCACTGGGCCATCGGCGTCCACCTGTTGGGGACGCTCTATCTGTGCGGCGTGGTGGTGCGCGACATCCTGATGCCGGAACGGGACGTCGTGCGTCTGGGCGGCGACGACGATCCCTCGGGCGGGGTGCTCGACGGAGCGGAGGACGTCTTCGTCCTGGGCTCGGCGGCCCATCCGCCCCGGCACGCTTCCCACTTCGACGGCCCCCAGGTGGACTGGGGCAAGCAGGAGGTCATCGACAGTTCGCCGTGA
- the rplI gene encoding 50S ribosomal protein L9, with protein MKIILTHEVSGLGAAGDVVDVKDGYARNYLIPRNFAIRWTKGGEKDVEQIRRARKIHEIQTIEQANSVKAQLEGVRVRLAVRSGDAGRLFGSVTPADVASAIKASGGPEVDKRRIELGSPIKTLGAHETFVRLHPEVAAKVNIEVVAA; from the coding sequence ATGAAGATCATCCTCACTCACGAGGTCTCCGGCCTCGGCGCCGCGGGCGACGTCGTCGACGTCAAGGACGGCTACGCTCGCAACTACCTGATCCCGCGGAACTTCGCGATCCGTTGGACCAAGGGTGGCGAGAAGGACGTCGAGCAGATCCGTCGTGCTCGCAAGATCCACGAGATCCAGACCATCGAGCAGGCCAACTCTGTGAAGGCCCAGCTCGAGGGCGTCAGGGTTCGTCTGGCCGTCCGCTCCGGCGACGCCGGTCGTCTCTTCGGTTCCGTCACCCCGGCCGACGTCGCCTCGGCGATCAAGGCTTCCGGTGGCCCCGAGGTCGACAAGCGCCGCATCGAGCTCGGCTCGCCGATCAAGACCCTGGGCGCTCACGAGACGTTCGTGCGTCTGCACCCCGAGGTTGCCGCCAAGGTCAACATCGAGGTCGTCGCGGCCTGA
- a CDS encoding PadR family transcriptional regulator has protein sequence MSRRSGILEFAVLGLLRESPMHGYELRKRLNTSLGVFRAFSYGTLYPCLKTLVANGWLIEEPGHTSEDALAAPLTGRRAKIVYRLTAEGKEHFEELLSQTGPDAYEDETFAARFAFFGQTSRDVRMRVLEGRRSRLEERLEKMRASLVRTRERLDDYTLELQRHGMESVEREVRWLNELIESERAGRDLKGSDSGGPAQQNTTSGSTGVLPRPGDTPGADSPDDTAT, from the coding sequence ATGAGCCGGCGTTCCGGGATTCTCGAGTTCGCCGTCCTCGGGCTGCTCCGCGAGTCCCCGATGCACGGCTATGAGCTGCGCAAACGGCTCAACACATCACTGGGCGTGTTCCGTGCGTTCAGCTACGGCACGCTCTACCCCTGCCTCAAGACGCTGGTCGCCAACGGCTGGTTGATCGAAGAGCCGGGGCACACCTCCGAGGACGCCCTCGCCGCTCCCCTCACCGGGCGGCGCGCCAAGATCGTCTACCGGTTGACGGCGGAGGGTAAGGAGCACTTCGAGGAACTGCTCTCACAGACCGGTCCCGACGCGTACGAGGACGAGACCTTCGCCGCTCGTTTCGCCTTCTTCGGGCAGACGTCACGTGATGTGCGCATGCGCGTGCTGGAGGGCCGCCGCAGCCGGCTGGAGGAGCGTCTCGAGAAGATGCGCGCCTCCCTGGTGCGCACACGGGAGCGCCTCGACGACTACACGCTCGAGCTCCAGCGCCACGGAATGGAGTCCGTGGAGCGCGAAGTGCGCTGGCTGAACGAGCTCATCGAGAGCGAGCGGGCCGGACGGGACCTGAAGGGTTCCGACTCCGGGGGGCCCGCTCAGCAGAACACCACATCTGGATCGACGGGCGTCCTGCCCCGTCCCGGGGACACCCCCGGGGCGGATTCGCCCGACGACACCGCCACGTGA
- the femX gene encoding peptidoglycan bridge formation glycyltransferase FemX → MSLTLRTISREQHLAYIQSLPSASHMQVPAWADVKAEWRSESLGWFDERTGELVGAGLVLYRQLPKIKRYLAYLPEGPVINWYAPNLTEWLEPMLAHLKQQGAFSVKMGPPVIIRRWEATSIKAGIQSPDVKRLRDIEADFIEPRAFEVADKLRRMGWQQGEDGGAGFGDVQPRYVYQVPLANRSLEEVHKNFNQLWRRNIKKAEKAGVEVVQGGYHDLEEWQRLYEITAVRDHFRPRPLSYFQRMWTALNSEDPNRMRLYFARHNGVNLSAATMLIVGGHVWYSYGASDNIGREFRPSNAMQWRMLRDAYALGATVYDLRGISDSLDETDHLFGLIQFKVGTGGQAAEYLGEWDFPLNKLLHKALDIYMSRR, encoded by the coding sequence ATGAGCCTGACCCTGAGGACGATCAGCCGCGAGCAGCATCTGGCATACATCCAGAGCCTGCCGTCGGCGAGCCACATGCAGGTTCCGGCCTGGGCCGACGTCAAGGCCGAGTGGCGCTCGGAGAGCCTCGGCTGGTTCGACGAGCGGACCGGGGAACTGGTCGGCGCGGGTCTCGTCCTCTACCGCCAGCTGCCCAAGATCAAGCGCTACCTGGCCTATCTGCCCGAGGGCCCGGTCATCAACTGGTACGCGCCGAATCTCACCGAGTGGCTGGAACCGATGCTGGCGCACCTCAAGCAGCAGGGCGCGTTCTCGGTGAAGATGGGTCCGCCGGTGATCATCCGCCGCTGGGAGGCCACCTCCATCAAGGCCGGCATCCAGAGCCCGGACGTGAAGCGGCTGCGCGACATCGAAGCCGACTTCATCGAGCCGCGGGCCTTCGAGGTGGCCGACAAGCTGCGCCGCATGGGCTGGCAGCAGGGCGAGGACGGCGGAGCCGGTTTCGGCGACGTCCAGCCGCGCTACGTCTACCAGGTGCCGCTGGCGAACCGTTCCCTCGAAGAGGTCCACAAGAACTTCAACCAGCTGTGGCGCCGCAACATCAAGAAGGCCGAGAAGGCCGGCGTCGAGGTCGTCCAGGGCGGTTACCACGACCTCGAGGAATGGCAGCGGCTGTACGAGATCACGGCCGTGCGCGACCACTTCCGGCCGCGCCCGCTGTCGTACTTCCAGCGCATGTGGACGGCCCTCAACTCCGAGGACCCCAACCGGATGCGGCTGTACTTCGCCCGCCACAACGGCGTGAACCTCTCGGCGGCCACGATGCTGATCGTCGGCGGACACGTCTGGTACTCCTACGGCGCCTCCGACAACATCGGCCGTGAGTTCCGTCCGTCGAACGCCATGCAGTGGCGCATGCTGCGCGACGCCTACGCGCTCGGCGCCACCGTCTACGACCTGCGCGGCATCTCCGACTCGCTGGACGAGACCGACCACCTCTTCGGCCTGATCCAGTTCAAGGTCGGCACCGGCGGCCAGGCGGCCGAGTACCTCGGCGAGTGGGACTTCCCGCTGAACAAGCTGCTCCACAAGGCACTCGACATCTACATGTCGCGCCGCTGA
- a CDS encoding transglycosylase domain-containing protein: MSEHRRKPPQPQGGGRAAARRGQSGPSSGRRAAPRGATGSPSDYGLGQGAGGEEQPFGSRADARRAPQRNAGGRRRAAEPAGGRRGGSTGPGRGRGRATPDRKRLVDYPRAGKDGWQRWVPSWKLVTGLFVGFVGSLVAVAGIGYAMVGIPDIAKTATAQNNVYYWKDGSQMVATGGETNRQNIDLSQIPEEMRWAVISQENKTFYDDSGIDPKGIARAVFNMARGGQTQGGSTITQQYVKNAMLNDQSQTISRKFKEIFVSIKVGAEVDKNQIMAGYLNSAYYGRNAYGIQAAARAYFDKDAIKLNPGECAFLAAMLKGATYYDPAGATSVDPVGATPAANSKRALRQMQDTLDKMVEYDHLDASVRAKYMTLPAWENPRSNTDLKGQVGYLVDLANGYLVTNSKKTGITQDSLQQGGYSIYTTFDKDKVTKLEDAVKKVQKDNIKPKQRPDTDTHVQFGGASVEPSTGAIRAVYGGEDATKHFTDNADQTGAQVGSTFKPFVLAAAMTWGVRDPDQGSSQAQDERTIVSPKSLFSGKNKLKIENYDGTVWKNEKGEEWLQTNDGNVSLGTPPKFKIDLREAMRESVNSAFVQLGMDVGLEKVKDSAMKAGLKPSSLTNSGFPSFSIGISDPSAIRMAGAYATFAASGKQRDPYSVEKVTSEKGQIFTHENETNQAFTDKVANNVTDVLKTVVEKGTGTNAQLPGREVAGKTGTTDGNKSAWFVGYTPQLSTAVSMFRYDDDESNKNRTFLKMFGTGGQKKIHGASFPAQIWHDYMAEALKGTPAKDFPEPEPIGEVVNAEPSPSPSPSASETEEEQPSPSPSPSEPSIEPSPSTSETCNRFFGCDGESNGGTNNGNGNGGNGGNGGNGGNSPSPTTSETQGDNRGTGFFGGPAG; this comes from the coding sequence ATGAGCGAGCACCGTCGCAAACCGCCGCAGCCGCAGGGAGGCGGACGTGCCGCGGCCCGACGCGGCCAGTCCGGTCCGTCCTCCGGCCGCCGCGCGGCACCGCGAGGCGCCACCGGATCTCCCTCCGACTACGGCTTGGGGCAAGGGGCCGGAGGCGAGGAGCAGCCGTTCGGCAGCCGCGCCGACGCCCGGCGCGCGCCCCAGAGGAACGCGGGCGGCCGGCGTAGAGCAGCCGAGCCCGCGGGAGGCCGCCGTGGCGGCTCCACCGGCCCGGGCCGGGGCAGAGGGCGTGCCACGCCCGACCGGAAGCGTCTGGTCGACTACCCGCGCGCCGGGAAGGACGGCTGGCAGCGCTGGGTGCCGTCCTGGAAGCTCGTCACCGGACTGTTCGTCGGTTTCGTCGGCAGCCTCGTGGCCGTGGCCGGCATCGGGTACGCGATGGTGGGCATCCCGGACATCGCCAAGACGGCGACGGCCCAGAACAACGTCTACTACTGGAAGGACGGCAGCCAGATGGTTGCCACCGGTGGGGAGACGAACCGGCAGAACATCGACCTCTCGCAGATCCCTGAGGAGATGCGCTGGGCGGTGATCTCGCAGGAGAACAAGACCTTCTACGACGACAGCGGCATCGACCCCAAGGGCATCGCCCGCGCCGTGTTCAACATGGCCAGGGGCGGACAGACGCAGGGTGGATCCACGATCACCCAGCAGTACGTCAAGAACGCGATGCTCAACGACCAGTCGCAGACGATCTCCCGCAAGTTCAAGGAGATCTTCGTGTCCATCAAGGTGGGCGCCGAGGTCGACAAGAACCAGATCATGGCCGGCTACCTGAACTCGGCGTACTACGGGCGCAACGCCTACGGCATCCAAGCCGCGGCGCGCGCCTATTTCGACAAGGACGCGATCAAGCTCAACCCGGGTGAGTGCGCCTTCCTGGCCGCAATGCTCAAGGGCGCCACGTACTACGACCCGGCCGGCGCCACCTCTGTCGACCCGGTCGGCGCCACGCCCGCCGCCAACAGCAAGCGGGCCCTGCGCCAGATGCAGGACACGCTCGACAAGATGGTCGAGTACGACCATCTGGACGCTTCGGTGCGGGCCAAGTACATGACCCTGCCCGCGTGGGAGAACCCCCGGTCGAACACCGACCTCAAGGGCCAGGTCGGCTATCTCGTCGACCTCGCCAACGGATACCTGGTCACCAACAGCAAGAAGACCGGGATCACCCAGGACTCGCTGCAGCAGGGCGGCTACTCGATCTACACGACCTTCGACAAGGACAAGGTCACGAAGCTCGAGGACGCGGTCAAGAAGGTCCAGAAGGACAACATCAAGCCGAAGCAACGCCCGGACACCGACACCCACGTGCAGTTCGGCGGGGCGTCCGTGGAACCGTCCACAGGCGCCATCCGGGCCGTCTACGGCGGTGAGGACGCCACCAAGCACTTCACCGACAACGCCGACCAGACCGGCGCGCAGGTCGGTTCGACGTTCAAGCCGTTCGTGCTGGCGGCCGCGATGACCTGGGGCGTGCGCGATCCGGATCAGGGGTCGTCGCAGGCGCAGGACGAGCGCACCATCGTCTCGCCGAAGAGCCTGTTCAGCGGCAAGAACAAGCTAAAGATCGAGAACTATGACGGCACGGTCTGGAAGAACGAGAAGGGCGAGGAGTGGCTGCAGACGAACGACGGCAACGTCTCCCTCGGTACTCCGCCCAAGTTCAAGATCGACCTGCGTGAGGCCATGCGCGAGTCGGTGAACTCCGCCTTCGTGCAGCTGGGCATGGACGTCGGGCTGGAGAAGGTGAAGGACTCCGCGATGAAGGCGGGTCTGAAGCCGTCCAGCCTGACCAACAGCGGCTTCCCGTCGTTCTCCATCGGCATCTCCGACCCGAGCGCGATCCGGATGGCGGGCGCCTACGCCACCTTCGCCGCCAGTGGCAAGCAGCGCGATCCGTACTCCGTGGAGAAGGTCACCAGCGAGAAGGGTCAGATCTTCACGCACGAGAACGAGACGAATCAGGCATTCACCGACAAGGTCGCCAACAACGTCACGGACGTGCTGAAGACCGTGGTCGAGAAGGGCACCGGCACCAACGCCCAGCTGCCCGGCCGAGAGGTCGCGGGCAAGACCGGTACCACCGACGGCAACAAGTCGGCCTGGTTCGTGGGCTACACCCCGCAGCTGTCGACCGCGGTGAGCATGTTCCGCTACGACGACGACGAGTCGAACAAGAACCGTACGTTCCTGAAGATGTTCGGAACGGGTGGCCAGAAGAAGATCCACGGTGCCTCGTTCCCGGCGCAGATCTGGCACGACTACATGGCCGAAGCGTTGAAGGGCACCCCGGCGAAGGACTTCCCGGAGCCCGAGCCCATCGGCGAGGTCGTGAACGCGGAGCCGTCGCCGTCGCCGTCGCCGTCGGCTTCCGAAACCGAGGAAGAGCAGCCGTCGCCGTCGCCGTCGCCCAGTGAGCCCTCGATCGAACCCTCGCCCTCCACGTCGGAGACCTGCAACCGCTTCTTCGGCTGCGACGGCGAAAGCAACGGCGGGACGAACAACGGGAACGGAAACGGCGGCAATGGCGGCAACGGCGGTAACGGCGGTAACAGCCCATCGCCGACCACGTCGGAGACCCAAGGCGACAACAGAGGCACCGGGTTCTTCGGCGGCCCAGCCGGTTAG
- a CDS encoding MATE family efflux transporter, translated as MTQAPAPAKAPRRRHDREILALAVPAFGALVAEPLFVLADSAIVGHLGTAQLAGLGIASALLTTAVSVFVFLAYATTAAVARRVGAGDLPAAIRQGMDGIWLALVLGTAVIITVLPCAPSLVGLFGASDTAAPYATTYLRVSALGIPAMLVVLAATGVLRGLQDTRTPLYVAVGGFVANAALNVALVYGADLGIAGSAWGTVIAQWAMAVVYLAVVVRGARRHGASLRPDAAGIRASAQAGAPLLVRTLSLRAILMIATAVAARLGDDDIAAHQIALGLWSLLAFALDAIAIAGQAIIGRYLGADDPQGARDVCRRMVEWGIAVGVALGLLVVVTRPLFLPLFTGDQAVKDAALPALLLVALAQPLCGIVFVLDGVLMGAGDGPYLAWAMVATLAVFTPVALLVPVLGGGLTAVWGAMTLMMAVRMLTLWLRARSGRWVITGATR; from the coding sequence ATGACACAGGCTCCCGCGCCCGCCAAGGCCCCCCGGCGACGGCATGATCGCGAGATCCTCGCACTGGCCGTGCCGGCGTTCGGCGCACTCGTCGCCGAGCCGCTCTTCGTCCTGGCCGACAGCGCGATCGTCGGTCATCTCGGCACCGCCCAACTGGCCGGACTCGGCATCGCCTCCGCCCTCCTCACGACCGCCGTCAGCGTCTTCGTCTTCCTCGCCTACGCCACCACCGCCGCCGTTGCCCGCCGCGTCGGCGCCGGTGACCTCCCGGCCGCCATCCGGCAGGGCATGGACGGCATCTGGCTGGCACTCGTGCTGGGCACCGCCGTGATCATTACCGTCCTGCCCTGCGCCCCGTCCCTCGTAGGCCTCTTCGGCGCATCGGACACGGCCGCACCGTACGCCACGACCTATCTGCGCGTCTCGGCCCTCGGCATCCCGGCCATGCTCGTCGTCCTGGCGGCGACAGGAGTACTGCGCGGACTTCAGGACACGAGGACACCTCTCTACGTCGCCGTCGGTGGATTCGTCGCCAACGCCGCACTGAACGTGGCTCTCGTCTACGGTGCGGATCTCGGCATCGCCGGATCCGCCTGGGGCACCGTCATCGCCCAGTGGGCCATGGCCGTCGTCTACCTCGCCGTGGTGGTCCGGGGAGCCCGCCGTCATGGTGCGTCACTGCGGCCCGACGCCGCCGGAATCCGGGCGTCGGCGCAGGCCGGAGCCCCCTTGCTCGTCCGAACGCTGTCCCTGCGAGCGATTCTGATGATCGCCACCGCCGTGGCCGCCCGCCTCGGGGACGACGACATCGCGGCCCATCAGATCGCTCTGGGCCTGTGGAGCCTGCTCGCCTTCGCCCTCGACGCCATCGCCATCGCCGGACAGGCCATCATCGGGCGCTACCTGGGGGCCGACGATCCCCAAGGCGCCCGGGACGTCTGCCGCCGCATGGTCGAGTGGGGCATCGCCGTGGGTGTGGCACTCGGCCTGCTGGTCGTCGTCACCCGGCCGCTCTTCCTTCCGCTGTTCACCGGCGACCAGGCCGTGAAGGACGCCGCGTTGCCCGCTCTGCTCCTGGTGGCACTCGCCCAGCCCCTCTGCGGGATCGTGTTCGTACTGGACGGAGTGCTGATGGGTGCGGGAGACGGCCCCTATCTGGCCTGGGCGATGGTGGCCACGCTGGCTGTCTTCACCCCCGTGGCACTGCTGGTGCCGGTCCTCGGCGGTGGTCTGACCGCGGTATGGGGAGCGATGACGCTGATGATGGCCGTGCGGATGCTCACCCTCTGGCTGCGGGCCCGCTCAGGGCGCTGGGTCATCACCGGTGCGACCCGCTGA
- a CDS encoding alanine racemase, producing MALTLYVDTARWRAHHKHVQEQFPGLVPVCKGNGYGFGHDRLAEEATRLGSDVLAVGTTYEAARIKDFFGGDLLVLTPYRRGEEPVPLPDRVVRSVSSVDGVYGLVGARVVIEVMSSMKRHGISEQDLPQLHSAIENVRLEGFAIHLPLDRTDGSDAVEEVIGWMDRLRAARLPLHTMFVSHLKADELARLQQQFPQTRFRARIGTRLWLGDHDATEYRGAVLDVTKVAKGDRFGYRQQKAASDGFLVVVAGGTSHGVGLEAPKALHGVMPRAKGVARAGLATVNRNLSPFVWGGKQRWFAEPPHMQVSILFVPSDAPEPHVGDELVAHLRHTTTQFDRLVDR from the coding sequence ATGGCGCTCACGCTCTACGTCGACACCGCGCGCTGGCGGGCGCACCACAAGCACGTGCAGGAGCAGTTCCCGGGGCTCGTACCGGTCTGCAAGGGCAACGGCTACGGCTTCGGGCACGACCGGCTGGCGGAGGAGGCCACCCGGCTGGGTTCGGACGTCCTCGCCGTCGGCACGACGTACGAGGCCGCGCGCATCAAGGACTTCTTCGGCGGCGACCTCCTGGTGCTGACGCCCTACCGGCGCGGTGAGGAGCCCGTCCCGCTGCCCGACCGGGTCGTGCGCTCGGTCTCGTCGGTCGACGGCGTGTACGGCCTCGTGGGGGCCCGTGTGGTCATCGAGGTGATGTCGTCGATGAAGCGCCACGGCATCAGCGAGCAGGACCTGCCGCAGCTGCACTCGGCCATCGAGAACGTCCGGCTGGAGGGCTTCGCCATCCACCTGCCGCTGGACCGCACCGACGGCTCCGACGCCGTCGAGGAGGTCATCGGCTGGATGGACCGGCTGCGGGCGGCCCGTCTGCCGCTGCACACGATGTTCGTCAGCCACCTCAAGGCGGACGAACTCGCCCGGCTGCAGCAGCAGTTCCCGCAGACCCGCTTCCGCGCCCGGATCGGCACGCGGCTGTGGCTCGGGGACCACGACGCCACCGAGTACCGCGGCGCGGTCCTGGACGTCACCAAGGTCGCCAAGGGGGACCGCTTCGGCTACCGGCAGCAGAAGGCCGCCTCCGACGGCTTCCTGGTGGTCGTGGCGGGCGGTACGTCGCACGGGGTGGGCCTGGAGGCCCCCAAGGCCCTGCACGGCGTCATGCCGCGCGCCAAGGGCGTCGCACGCGCCGGTCTCGCCACCGTGAACCGGAACCTCTCGCCGTTCGTCTGGGGCGGCAAGCAGCGCTGGTTCGCCGAGCCGCCGCACATGCAGGTGTCCATCCTGTTCGTGCCGTCGGACGCGCCGGAGCCGCACGTCGGCGACGAGCTGGTGGCCCATCTGCGGCACACCACCACCCAGTTCGACCGGCTCGTGGACCGCTGA